The sequence below is a genomic window from Setaria italica strain Yugu1 chromosome IV, Setaria_italica_v2.0, whole genome shotgun sequence.
GAATTCGCCATGGGAGGACCCTtttatcatctccaaggtcacggGACCTAGGTCGTACAGGCTACAAACTCTCTCTGGTGAAGAAGtcaacaactcgtggaacatcgaacacttatgtcgattctacccatagttaaTATATTCATGTAAATTAGCCATCGGtcttagttgtataattacaattcaataaagcaaatTTATTTTCGTCGTAAAATGACTACTTCTGCCTAATTATGACTTGCAAAAGGTTAGTTTtctgagctattcagctccccggGTACTATCACCCAACTCGCGACTTGTATTTACAAGTCTGCATAAAAGATATTTTCTTATTATCCAACTCGTTTAACAAAATTATCCATAtgtggcttgtaataacaagtctgtacaCATATTTTTCGAGTTATTCAACTGGTTGGGTAGCAGCAACTTGCAAAAAGCAAACCTGCCCATAAGATAGTCAGCTCCTTTGGATAAGTCTGTTCATCAACGGAGTTACTCGTACTATCCGATTTCTTATCTAGACTAGTTTGTCTAGCTGTAGCTTATAATAATACATCTGTAATCTCATGCCTTGGAAGCACAGTACTCGAGCAACCCAGATACGTTGTAAGGGTAGGCTCCACCAGACGAAACCCTACCCCTCGGCTCTCTTCCCCTCGTCACTCCCTCTCTCCCCGCAGATCCACCCGCACCTGGTCGACTACGGCGACTACGGCGCCAACCCCCATCCCCGCCCCctccggcgtcctcctccccttcctcctcggcgtcgtcgaCCCCGGCATGCTTctcctcgcccaccgccgccacccgcaaTGGGACATTGGCTTCCGCATTGACCTCGGCTAGTCCGCGAGGGACGACAAGGACCAGGTTGCCAGCCCCAGCTCATGGTCGCGCTGCCCCCGCCCCACGACGCCGTCTCCGTCGACTTGACCCCGATGGACGGCGGGGAGGAAGTGGTGCGGATCGAGATGCGGGTGGTTCGGAGGCGAGAGGCACTGCGGTCGGTGCGCGTGTCGCGCACCCCCGGGTCCGTGCTGGggagggcgacggcggccgcgcccgcgcccgcgccagccGTGGACAGACCTACCGCCGCCGGTGATTCCGTTTTTCTCTCCCTAGCTTCCACCGACGACCTCTTCCTCATGGAGAAGTAGGCGGCCGGGGACGTCCTGGTGGTCGCCATCATGAGCGCCGCGGGGCCCATCCTTCCTACCTACGTCCGCATTGGTTGGTCCAACGGCTGGCCGAGATGCAGTCTCGGCAGGGCTGATGGTATTGGTTGCAATCACAGTTTCTTTGTAATTACCATTCTTAGCAGTCGGATTTGATCACGGTGTCTATTATTGGTTGCCTTGTGGTCATATGTGAATCTGTTATATCTGAGAATGACAATTGCAATTTTGCCTGCACATTCTAATGCGGATGTTTCAAGCTCAGCTATCAGTGAATTTGTAGATTTCCATAACTTGAGTAACGTAGAAAGTGCATCCTGCATACAAATAGAGTATATGTATCTGACTTGCCATGGATCCATATACTTCCATAGCCCTGCAGAGCTTGTGTGTGTCCATTACCATTGACCTGCAGACTGTCTCTATATATGTGAAGTGTAGTATCATGGCCTGAATTTTGATGTGAAAATCGCGTTGTGTCCTTGAACTTGTGTCCTTTTCTGTCTGAAACTTTGGATGCTGCTGAACTTAGACTCAACATGTGTAATGTATTTTCTGTCCACTTGGgttctttcttccttctgtGATTGGAAGTGCTGCTTGAATACCTGCTGCCTTTAACATTGAATACCTTCTGCCCTGAATTGCATCATTGAATATTGTGTGATTGCTCATTTGCAGGAAGCCGCTGCCTTGCATAGGCCCCAAACAGTCCGACCACAAGCAAACCCTGGACATTCATGTTAAATTAGCACTTGTGTACTTGAGGTACTGAAATGTCTGATTTCTCGACCACTACAAATTAGTACATGTGTAGCCGACCACTACAAATTAGTACATGCGTAATCGACCACTACAAATGTACAATTTGTTGCCAGTCTACTTGTACAGATGTTTTGCTCCTGCCAAATGTTACTTTATCTAAATTGACGCTTTTCTTTTCCACTGTTTTCGTTGTGTTCTCAGATTTGATATAGTTATATTACTCTGTTCAACATGCATTTGAGTAGATGTTGGCAGATGTCATGGACGGCTATATTTGTTTTCCATATGCATGCTTTAGAGAAGATTTCACAATTAAAGTTTATTGTCAGAGTCCTTTGTCATTTTACAGTTCAGTAGTGAGCCGTTCAGTCTATCAGTTAGCTTCAGGCTGATTTGGACTGGGTCACTTGTTCTCCAGATCGTGTCTCCCATCATTCTAAATACAACTATGCACTAACGAATACATTGATGTCTAATGTCTTGAATGCTCTTCACCTTGTCATTTTCTGTTGATTGAATTGCTACCTACACATATCAATCTGTCTATCATttccataaaaaaattattctGTTTAAAGCATTGCCCAGGTCAGTATAAAGCATTATGTTTAAAGCATTGTTGAGACCTAATTAATTTCAAGCTGCTAGAGTTTGGTGTTTAGCCTAATACAGTCATACTTCACACTTGAAATTGTTTCTAAATTCAGTGACCATGGTGAATTCTTACCCTGGTTTCAAATGATGGGATTTTTCTGGTCTCGTCGATTACTTTCTTACCCTGGTTGCTTTCTAGGTGCTTTGTTATCCTAGCTGACAACACTTAAACTTTATTTTTGAAGGTTTAATTTTACTCTGTATAATCAAGGTGCACTTTGATTGCCACTCTTACAAGTTTCTTATAGCTCTGATTCTGAAATGTGTTCAAGTGAAACATATTTGTAGCATTACACATGTTTGTCATAAGAATGCTATTACAACATAGAGAAATATTTTGTTTTGTGTGATTTGGACTGATTTTGCTTCCTAGAATTGATAGGTGTGATGGCTCGAGGGATGTTTTCAGGATAATTATAATTACCAAAATATTGTGTTGAATGTTTATGATGCAAGCATTGTAGTACTTTCAATTGCAAATACTGATAATATTTTCTGACGTGTGCTTTTCAGGTTGAGGACTAGATGCAGCAAGGAACAATCAGTTAGAAGAGATTGGTTGAGGATAAGATGCTAGACAGAAACAAGCAGAAGGAagaagagatttttgttgatCATAGCTTCTTTTTGGTACCTTTCTAATTCATAATGAAATGTATATGGTCTCTTGTTTGGTGTGCTTTGTAGCAATGTTCTAGCGTTCTCTGTGTGTCTGGTAGCTCAAAAGAGATTTTGCTGCCTATTTTCATTTTAGAATATTTTAATATATATTTACTTTGGGCTGTTAATGGTTTGGGCCATACGATCTGTTAAAATGGGCTAGAATTGGATGGCCTGTAAATTTATGGGCCACACAAAGATTCAGCATATTGGGTTGTTCCTAAAAATGGACcacgtgaaaaaaaaaatctaacatgGGCTAAGCCCATAAATAAATGGGCCTGCAACTACGTTGGCAACCATGTCAGCAGCCACGTTAGCAGTCACATCGCATTGATTTACCTAGTAGTGATGTGGCCATTCAATCCGTGATGATTATTTTCGTCACTAATTTTGGGCTTGGAATCCGTGATGATTATTTTCGTCACTAATTTTGGGCTTGGTTGGGTTGCGCGGGCTCAAGGTTAGTTTATGATGGTATAGAAACATCACAGATTGAGTCAATCTATGATGATTTTGTAGAAATGCCACACATGTTAATCTGTGACGCTCAATTCATGACGTTATGAAAAATCGTCGCAGATGTTGTTTTATGATGATTTTTTGATGATCTGTGATGAAATTTGTCTGTCATAGATTACaggatttcttgtagtgttatTTGAGGTATGGTACCGCTATTTATGTTCATGAACAACTTAGATGCTATAGCCTCATTTAGCTCCGCTATTAGCTATTTTAGAGTGCTGCCTCTAAACCTTTTAGCCCACTATTTAAAATATTGGTTGAAACTATATTTTGCTAGGACCTTCATATACTGTATTTTGGTAAAGATCATcgctatttttaaaaaatatattcaatCGGTTGAGTTTATGCACAATGGATGCCTATTTGCAATAGAATTAAATAAGTGCGTGGGTATTTACAATAAAATGATTTACGAGGGCTAATGTTAAACTTGAAGTAGCTTACGTGAATGTTTATGTAATTTTATCAAAGTGATTGGACCTGCGCTTCTGACTTGTTTTGTGGAACCCCAACGGTTTTACGGCCACAGTCGGTCTGCACGGTTTCCACCCAGTCCCTGTGCATTTTTAACACGCGGCTCGTAGGATCCGTTCGGTACCACTAGGGAGCGTTGTGGAGGGGAACGTAGTAGTACATGCCAGCTATCAGGCGCACGGCCCTCGGAGTCGGACCTGACCATCGGTCGGGCACGGCAGCCATGGCAGCCTCACCGTACCGTacatgctcctcctcctccacccacaGGCTCGCTCTGCAGGGGGACCCCGCGCGGCGGATGAGCTCATGATCAAGAGCACCCGAGCGCGCGCGGTCCCCGgcgcccgcccccgcggccAACCACGAGTCGACAGGGGCAGCGATGCGACCCGTACGCACGTACgtggccggctggccggcggcCTCTGCCATTAGCTCTCACTCCCTGGTCCGGCTCCGAGCCGAGTACCACGGCTCCACTGCGGGAACGCGCGGCGGGCAGCCGGGCACACCCGTCGTCGCGCGATCGGGGCGATGGGATCACGCTGCGCCAACTTATAGTACGGGCGTCGTGGTCCGGCCGGCCTGGcgcgcgcaccggccggcgggcAGTGGTCAGGCCCCCTCTGGCGCACGGCAACTCTGctcccgccggccggccaccaggctcgcgctcgcgctcgcgccTGGGTGCACGCACGGACGGCCTTGCAACCTTCGGTGCCCGGCGCGTGCCACCACCTCTTACGCTAGCTGATTCTGAAAAAGTAGTACCAATCCATGAGAAAGGTCGTAGTGCCTGCGTGCGTGCCAGCAGCATCAAGCTACCAACCAGACACAAATTTTGTGCTACAAAGTGCCTCAGGAATTCCATTCAAGCTCCGTTTGGATGTCGACATGCTTCCATACCAAATTAGCCCTGGTATTCAAATAGGCACAATTCAAATTCTACTGTCTGCATGACCATTGCATTGACTTATGGAATCTTATGAACCATTAGCTCGCCGCTCGGTGAGAAAGAGAAGGGGACGTTgctgccctcgccgtcctcgaTGTCGGCTCACCTCCCTGAGCAGAAGAAGGTAGGGGAAGAGACGGCGCGGCTCGTCAGCGGAGGGAGGCATGGGCCGGCGCGACGTGCTGgcggagggaggacggggtggCAGGCCTCACCAACGGAAGAAGAACGTGGACGGTGGGGCTCGCCGGCGGAGGAAGGACGAGGTGGTGCGTGGCTCACCGATGGAGAAAGGATGGGGTGACGTGGCAAGACGATGGAGCGCGGTGCGGCACGGTATCGCGTAGAAGGGGAttggaagggacgcgcgagcggATGATTCCCTCCAATACGAAGGGGGTTGGCTCGGTATCGGGAGCGAGGGGTTGATGGGGTGATGAATGCCGGTTGGTATTGAGGTTAGTTTCCAATTCTGAATTTCAGGCTATCCAAATATCAATTCCGAATTCTGAGGTCGAATATCTATATCCAAACATAGTGTCAGATTTGACTATTTGAGCAGCAGAGCATGCTATAATCTATCGTTACCTTGAATTTGAACTTGAATAAACATCTCCCACAACACATGATGTACGTGAATATTTGTGTGAAGTGTATATAAATGGATTGGGTATACAATAATTTTACCTACCTTTAAATTTACATGTTGAACAACAATTCTCACCTCGTTCCCACCCTAACATCAACTCTCACCTCACCTCCATGCCATAACGGTGAGGGTGGAAGAGCTAGCGCTCAAGAGCAGATGAAAGCTACATTGTACTAAGCATGGATTTGTATTTTGCTTGGCCGAAAGATGCAAACAATTCTGCAATCTCTGGCCTCCTCGTCGTTCTCGACCTTGTCACGTGGTACCACTGAGAAGGAACCGGCCGGCCATTTCCAGAATCACAACGGCTCCACCCTTCATGCAGGAGCAGGACGCCACGGAGCAAGCGACGACGCAGTTGGCTGTTTTCCATGTAAGGAATCTCTCTGCttgctccggcgggcggcgggcctgACCTCGAAGGACGTGGTTTGGCTTGTGCTGCGCTCCTGCATCTGCAATTCTGCATGCGTTAATGTTACTCCTTTCCAAGCCAAGCACAGTGACACGATGAGTCGATGACTTTTCTCGTGCTGTACAGTGGTAACTGGTAAGCCCTGCCCAGGCTCCTCGTCCACGAGTGTCGTCCTGCACACACGCCGGAGACGATCACTATTCGCTGCACAAGTGTGGGGTGCCGTGGACTGCTCGTCAGATGTCCTGAATTCCCCTGCTGTTGTGTCTGAACGCCTGTAAATTGAAACATCGTCTGCTCactccattttaaattatataCCATGCAAGACACAATCTTGTTTGACCAAAAAAATAAAGGCACAATCTTGTTACCGCGGGAAGGATACGTGTTATTCTACTGGATTTTGAAATTAGACTTATTTCATGAATCCTGGTAAATTTACAGTGGTTGCCGGCAGTCATGATGAGTGGACTAAAAAGACACTGGTACTGGTACATGTACTCCATAAATCTAGCTAGCAAGCATTAAACGTACCATGTAATTACTATGCCTGTGTTATTCCATACGTAGATTTACTCCCTCTGTtataaattactattcgttttagtttttctaaacaCATAGTTTTTATTCCGTATCTAAACATACATACATCTAGTtccatagtaaaaactatgtatcttgaaaagtcaaaacgaatactCCCTCTGTCTGTAATACAGCCCGTTTAGATTTTTTCAAAGTCAAACTTTTTCAACTTTGACCGTAAATAGCGAAATAATCATAGAGACTACTAACATAAAAATGATAAtagtagatttatcatgaaaccaactatCACAATATAATATGTAATCTTCTcaatttaaaataaattatttttaaaatattgttGATCAAAATTAAAAGAATttgatttaaaaaaattaaatgtaACTATATTCTAATACGGAGAgagtagtaatttgggatggaggaagtacaaGATAGCTCTAGCGTGATCGAACCAATGCAAGACGTAACCTTATGCATTTTCTTTGATTACTTGTGCCCATATGAATGAAAGATGATGTAACGTAGGAATACCCACCATGGGGCATGTAAGGCCTACAGTTAtcccaaacttccaactttggcactatgcaaaaagaagatttctcatcacatcaaacttgcggtacatgtatggagtactaaatgtagatgaaatcaaaaactaattgcatagttttgttgtactttgcgagacgaatcttttgagcctaattagtcaatgtttggacaataattcacaactacaaacgaaatgctacacttgcgcatttatgacaaaatccAACTTTGACaatcccaaattgggaactaaacaaggtctaaaAGGAGAAGAACCGACAAGATCTGACAGCTCAGCACTACATCACAGTTCTAATAGACATCACTTAAAAAATGTACTCTCTTCGTCCCGATATAAGGATTTGAACAGTAAATAGTAATAGGGGTGTTtgttctttagtccctcctaaaattcctatctttgatactaattagaagtattaaacatagattaattacaaaattaattgcacagatgaagactaatttgtgagatgaatctattaagcctaattagtccatgatttgacaatgtgatgctacagtaaacatgtgctaatgatagattagttaggtttaatagattcgtctcgtgaattagcctccatctgtgtaattagttttataattagctcatgtttagtcctcctaattagccttcgaatattctgacatgaattttagtccggactaaagatccaaaatACCCCAAAGTATTGATAGGAAATGGCATTATTGTACCTGTCTAAGGAAAATAGAGAGTCCAAAGCGCTTCAGCAGTTCACTCATATCCCTTCGGTgctttaaatattttttttacaaatagaACCCACATGTACTCATGCATACGCTGGACTGATGATCACTTCATGCGTTTAATTTGGGATATTTTTGAGCCTTAGAAATGCAGTCAAATGCAGTTCCCGAATATTAAAAGAATATTTAAGTTTTGCCACATTTCGACTGTATCAAGAAACCACATGAACCTTAGAAAATGTAATGTCCAAGGAGATATCGACAGATAGTGCTATATGCAAAACGGCCAGGTTAAAAAGAAAATCTATAGAGTATATTTATAATTAGAGATGACAAATACTTTGAAATGTAATGGTCAAATAATGTATTGACTGATAGTGCTATATCCAAAGGGCCAGGTAGAAAAGGAAATGGATAGAGTATATTATAATTTTATGTTACTCCCCttccgtttcaaaaaaaaaaatgttactCCCCTTCACTtacaaataaattaaattaagcAATGTTTAGATATCAATGCGGCCTCTAAATAAAACATATTTACcattgcttttggcaaaacatatTTATAAAGGAAAAAGTAGTATATTATTACAATGTTACAATTAGTGACACATAATAAAGTAATTTATAACCAGACTTTACAAT
It includes:
- the LOC101778933 gene encoding ADP-ribosylation factor-like protein 13B translates to MDAYCLEAPPDETLPLGSLPLVTPSLPADPPAPGRLRRLRRQPPSPPPPASSSPSSSASSTPACFSSPTAATRNGTLASALTSASPRGTTRTRLPAPAHGRAAPAPRRRLRRLDPDGRRGGSGADRDAGGSEARGTAVGARVAHPRVRAGEGDGGRARARASRGQTYRRRKPLPCIGPKQSDHKQTLDIHVKLALVYLRLRTRCSKEQSVRRDWLRIRC